A single region of the bacterium genome encodes:
- the tsaE gene encoding tRNA (adenosine(37)-N6)-threonylcarbamoyltransferase complex ATPase subunit type 1 TsaE: MLDTTSRWPRLFCSASVVSIRPGTAASRADEQRDVPGTTRRSFFKKLRRIFLPREVKRYTLECTMSRSRKTVKSQEEMFALAALVVNDLKAKSYKLKAALVVGLTGELGAGKTTFVKGVARALGVRETVTSPTFVIMKIYKLPRRRVIDPTSNFLFPTSKPWHHLIHIDAYRLESPEELRALGWDEIAADPGNLILVEWAEKVRPLLRRGYRAISFDVVGENERAVFFEATLSLSAVRL; this comes from the coding sequence GTGTTGGACACCACGAGCCGGTGGCCGAGACTATTTTGCTCCGCGTCGGTCGTCTCGATCCGCCCGGGTACGGCGGCGAGTCGTGCCGATGAGCAGCGCGATGTACCGGGCACCACGCGGCGCAGCTTTTTCAAAAAGCTGCGCCGCATCTTTTTGCCTCGCGAAGTAAAACGCTATACACTCGAGTGTACCATGTCGCGCAGCAGAAAAACGGTAAAAAGCCAGGAGGAAATGTTCGCCCTCGCAGCATTGGTCGTAAACGACCTAAAAGCTAAAAGCTATAAGCTAAAAGCTGCGTTGGTCGTCGGCCTCACGGGCGAGCTCGGCGCAGGAAAAACCACGTTTGTAAAAGGTGTCGCGCGCGCGCTCGGCGTCCGCGAGACCGTGACGAGCCCGACGTTCGTCATTATGAAGATTTATAAACTACCAAGGCGGCGTGTGATCGATCCAACTTCTAATTTCCTATTTCCAACTTCCAAGCCATGGCATCACCTCATTCACATCGACGCCTACCGCCTCGAGAGCCCGGAGGAGCTCCGCGCTCTCGGCTGGGATGAGATCGCCGCCGACCCTGGGAACCTCATCCTCGTCGAGTGGGCGGAGAAAGTCCGCCCACTCCTGCGGCGCGGCTACCGCGCAATTTCTTTCGACGTTGTTGGCGAGAACGAACGAGCTGTCTTTTTTGAAGCCACTCTCTCCCTCAGCGCCGTGCGCCTTTAG